One genomic window of Bacteroidales bacterium includes the following:
- a CDS encoding carboxypeptidase-like regulatory domain-containing protein yields the protein MKNFLTFISALCLPILMIAQNPGEIKGKIIDAQTKEILPGTTVYVEILGQKVIAVSDTNGMFTLKPLSPGSYNVYFTFTGYNSFELSSVTVYPDKITFVDDINLNYGKGIDLGVFEKKEYKEKLIDPEMPSKKDISLTQIKDISDGKSLAGIVRSYFTDIYVSDNGEELYFRGSRNDDAVYFVDGVKLRDNQLHVPGNAIGSMTVYSGGVPSKYGDFTGGVVVVETQSYFSWLNDKKSK from the coding sequence ATGAAAAATTTTCTAACCTTCATTTCCGCGCTCTGCCTGCCGATACTGATGATAGCGCAAAATCCCGGTGAAATAAAAGGGAAAATCATTGATGCTCAAACTAAGGAAATCCTTCCTGGTACTACAGTTTATGTTGAAATATTAGGACAAAAAGTAATTGCTGTTTCCGACACAAATGGCATGTTTACTTTAAAACCATTAAGTCCCGGTAGTTATAATGTATATTTTACTTTTACAGGTTATAATTCTTTTGAATTATCTTCAGTAACTGTATATCCTGATAAAATAACTTTTGTTGACGACATAAACTTAAACTATGGTAAAGGGATAGATTTAGGAGTTTTTGAAAAAAAAGAATATAAAGAAAAACTCATTGATCCCGAAATGCCATCAAAAAAAGATATTTCTCTAACACAAATTAAAGATATAAGTGACGGCAAATCTCTTGCTGGTATTGTGAGAAGCTACTTTACTGATATTTATGTAAGTGATAATGGCGAAGAACTTTACTTTCGTGGTTCTCGAAATGATGATGCCGTATATTTTGTAGATGGAGTTAAACTTCGCGATAACCAGTTACATGTTCCCGGGAATGCCATAGGTAGCATGACTGTATATTCTGGCGGAGTTCCTTCTAAATACGGCGATTTCACAGGAGGTGTAGTTGTTGTTGAAACACAAAGTTATTTCAGTTGGCTGAATGATAAAAAATCTAAATAA
- a CDS encoding phosphoribosyltransferase family protein, whose amino-acid sequence MKIIISFLNDFLSLIYPRLCMACGKSLLNHEHNICTFCQYHLPRTNFHHEKENPISKLFWGKIMIETAASYFYFQKKGKVQRLMHQLKYKGQKEVGIYIGQLYGKELNTSKLYNTVEYIIPVPLHPNKEKKRGYNQSEMFAHGLAESMNITVDTSTLIRITATETQTKKSRFNRWENVKEVFKINNSEHLKNKHVLLVDDVITTGSTIESCVLKLQQIEGIRISVVSIAFAYN is encoded by the coding sequence ATGAAAATCATTATTTCGTTTTTAAACGATTTTCTTTCATTAATATATCCCCGCTTATGCATGGCATGCGGGAAAAGCCTGCTTAATCACGAACATAATATTTGTACTTTTTGCCAATATCATCTGCCACGCACTAATTTTCATCATGAAAAAGAAAATCCCATATCGAAATTATTCTGGGGAAAAATCATGATTGAAACAGCAGCATCGTATTTTTATTTTCAGAAAAAGGGTAAAGTTCAGCGCCTTATGCATCAGCTAAAATATAAAGGACAAAAAGAAGTAGGTATTTATATAGGTCAGTTATATGGCAAGGAATTGAATACTTCAAAATTATATAATACGGTCGAATACATTATCCCTGTTCCTCTTCATCCTAATAAAGAGAAAAAAAGAGGCTATAATCAAAGTGAGATGTTTGCGCATGGACTTGCTGAATCAATGAATATTACTGTAGACACAAGTACTTTAATAAGAATAACTGCTACTGAAACTCAAACAAAAAAATCGCGATTCAACCGATGGGAAAATGTAAAAGAAGTTTTTAAAATAAATAACTCTGAACATTTAAAAAACAAACACGTGCTGCTGGTTGATGATGTAATTACTACCGGTTCAACCATCGAAAGCTGCGTTTTAAAACTTCAGCAGATTGAAGGAATCAGGATAAGTGTAGTATCTATAGCATTTGCTTATAATTAA
- a CDS encoding DUF1844 domain-containing protein — MEKKDQMFLELLYIFHASAMQAMGKIKNPITGNTEKNMDQARHAIEMLEMLKEKTNGNLSEELLRALETFLSEMRLNFVEETNKNKN, encoded by the coding sequence ATGGAAAAAAAAGACCAAATGTTTCTTGAATTGCTGTATATATTTCATGCATCAGCTATGCAGGCCATGGGCAAAATCAAGAATCCGATTACGGGAAATACCGAGAAAAACATGGATCAGGCACGTCATGCTATTGAAATGCTTGAAATGCTAAAAGAAAAAACTAACGGAAACCTTTCGGAAGAATTATTACGTGCTTTAGAAACTTTTCTTTCGGAAATGCGTTTGAATTTCGTAGAAGAAACAAATAAAAATAAGAATTAA